In one window of Ignatzschineria indica DNA:
- the bfr gene encoding bacterioferritin: MKGNKDVIDYLNVLLAGELAARDQYFIHATMYNEWGYQKLFERIFHEMDDETEHAKKIIERILMLEGIPKMVPDAINIGSTVEEMLQSDLNLELSVREALKKGIALCEEKQDYVTREMLVEQLKDTEEDHAHWLEKQLRLIKTIGLPLYLQNEIA, translated from the coding sequence ATGAAAGGGAATAAAGACGTTATCGATTACCTAAATGTTCTTCTTGCTGGTGAGTTAGCAGCGAGAGATCAATATTTCATCCATGCAACAATGTACAACGAATGGGGATATCAGAAGTTATTTGAACGAATCTTCCATGAGATGGATGATGAAACTGAACATGCGAAAAAGATTATTGAGCGTATTTTAATGTTAGAAGGTATTCCAAAGATGGTGCCCGATGCGATCAATATCGGCTCGACAGTTGAAGAGATGCTTCAGAGCGATCTCAATCTTGAACTGTCAGTGCGTGAAGCATTGAAGAAAGGTATTGCGCTCTGTGAAGAGAAGCAAGATTATGTTACGCGTGAGATGTTAGTTGAGCAGTTAAAAGATACTGAAGAAGATCATGCTCACTGGTTAGAGAAACAACTTCGTCTTATCAAGACTATTGGGTTACCACTCTATCTCCAAAATGAGATTGCTTAA